In Capillimicrobium parvum, a genomic segment contains:
- a CDS encoding endonuclease/exonuclease/phosphatase family protein, with protein MSRHRRALAVAIAALVALAFAPAAVAAKGASKRNLTVMSRNLYLGADIIKLASAPDLPTEQANAKALHDTVLATNFPARAKEIADEIKRTKPDVIGLQEVARYFRGADGVHDGVNNATTPLFDWLQILQGELRARGLNYRVVSRQDELDVEVPSDDGYDIRLVLGNAVLVKAGRKARVKVISDRNGIFTNQLTVPLPDQQVVLKRGYAGFVGSVGGRRFLFLDPHAEAYSGDIAGAQLQEMLDTVASNRKLPTILAGDFNSDPAQAGADAKAYNAAIGAGFVNTGKRVSTCCQDERLDNAQSKLTQWIDHVLVRPKMRVLRWQVIGNKVGDKVDGLWPSDHAGLVVKLRLR; from the coding sequence ATGTCTCGTCATCGCCGGGCGCTCGCCGTCGCCATCGCGGCGCTCGTCGCCCTGGCGTTCGCGCCGGCGGCGGTCGCCGCGAAGGGTGCCTCGAAGCGCAACCTGACGGTCATGTCGCGCAACCTGTACCTGGGCGCCGACATCATCAAGCTCGCGTCCGCGCCGGACCTGCCGACCGAGCAGGCGAACGCCAAGGCGCTGCACGACACGGTGCTCGCGACGAACTTCCCCGCGCGCGCCAAGGAGATCGCCGACGAGATCAAGCGCACGAAGCCGGACGTCATCGGCCTGCAGGAGGTCGCGCGGTACTTCCGCGGGGCCGACGGCGTCCATGACGGCGTCAACAACGCGACGACGCCGCTGTTCGACTGGCTGCAGATCCTGCAGGGCGAGCTGCGCGCTCGCGGCCTGAACTACCGCGTCGTCTCGCGCCAGGACGAGCTCGACGTCGAGGTCCCGTCCGACGACGGCTACGACATCCGGCTCGTCCTCGGCAACGCCGTGCTCGTCAAGGCCGGACGCAAGGCGCGCGTGAAGGTCATCAGCGATCGCAACGGCATCTTCACCAACCAGCTCACCGTCCCGCTGCCCGACCAGCAGGTCGTGCTCAAGCGCGGCTACGCCGGCTTCGTCGGGAGCGTCGGCGGCAGGCGCTTCCTGTTCCTGGACCCGCACGCGGAGGCCTACTCGGGCGACATCGCCGGCGCGCAGCTGCAGGAGATGCTCGACACGGTCGCCTCGAACCGCAAGCTCCCGACGATCCTCGCGGGCGACTTCAACTCCGACCCGGCGCAGGCCGGCGCGGACGCGAAGGCCTACAACGCTGCGATCGGCGCGGGCTTCGTGAACACCGGCAAGCGGGTGTCGACCTGCTGCCAGGACGAGCGGCTCGACAACGCGCAGTCCAAGCTCACCCAGTGGATCGACCACGTGCTCGTGCGGCCGAAGATGCGCGTGCTGCGCTGGCAGGTCATCGGCAACAAGGTGGGCGACAAGGTCGACGGCCTCTGGCCCTCCGATCACGCGGGGCTGGTCGTCAAGCTGCGCCTGCGCTGA
- a CDS encoding ComEA family DNA-binding protein: MSDLPRSQLIGYLAVGIVVVVLGALWVRGAGGRGSSGGAARAGGGGGSSVKVDGGAGGGGGRLVIHVAGSVRRPGVYRLAPGSRVAAAVRRAGGASRRADLDSLNLAARLTDGRQVLVPARAPAGTAAGGGDPGAAGPPGAAGPPGAPVNLNSATAEQLDQLEGIGPGTAAKILQYRQEHGGFGSVDELDAVPGIGPARLAALRDQVTG, encoded by the coding sequence GTGTCCGACCTTCCGCGCAGCCAGCTCATCGGGTACCTCGCGGTGGGGATCGTCGTCGTGGTGCTCGGGGCTCTGTGGGTGCGCGGCGCGGGCGGCCGCGGTTCGAGCGGCGGGGCGGCGCGGGCCGGGGGCGGCGGTGGGTCGTCGGTGAAGGTGGACGGCGGCGCCGGGGGCGGGGGCGGCCGGCTCGTGATCCACGTGGCCGGCTCGGTGCGGCGGCCGGGGGTGTACCGGCTGGCGCCCGGCTCGCGGGTGGCCGCGGCGGTGCGCCGGGCGGGCGGCGCCAGCCGCCGCGCGGATCTGGACTCGCTAAACCTCGCCGCGCGGCTCACCGACGGTCGCCAGGTGCTCGTCCCCGCGCGGGCGCCGGCCGGGACGGCGGCGGGTGGGGGCGACCCTGGCGCCGCCGGCCCACCGGGCGCCGCCGGCCCACCGGGCGCCCCCGTCAACCTCAACAGCGCCACGGCCGAGCAGCTCGACCAGCTCGAGGGCATCGGCCCGGGCACGGCGGCGAAGATCCTGCAGTACCGCCAGGAGCACGGCGGCTTCGGCTCGGTCGACGAGCTCGACGCCGTGCCGGGCATCGGGCCGGCGCGGCTGGCGGCGCTGCGCGACCAGGTGACCGGATGA
- a CDS encoding TIGR00725 family protein: protein MAPYIAICGPGDDAAGPALLAAAHAAGRTLARAGAIVVTGGLGGAMAAACRGAAQEGGTTLGLLPGSDRRAANEWVTVAVATGMGELRNGLVVRSADAVIAILGGWGTLSEVALAAKLGRPVIGIGPWQLDGIELAPDGERAAARALELAGRG, encoded by the coding sequence ATGGCCCCCTACATCGCGATCTGCGGCCCCGGAGACGACGCTGCCGGTCCCGCGCTGCTCGCCGCGGCGCACGCGGCCGGGCGCACGCTCGCCCGAGCCGGGGCGATCGTCGTCACCGGCGGCCTCGGCGGCGCGATGGCCGCGGCCTGCCGGGGCGCCGCGCAGGAAGGCGGGACGACGCTCGGCCTGCTCCCCGGCAGCGACCGCCGGGCGGCGAACGAGTGGGTGACCGTCGCCGTCGCGACCGGCATGGGCGAGCTGCGCAACGGCCTGGTCGTGCGCAGCGCCGACGCGGTCATCGCGATCCTCGGCGGCTGGGGCACGCTCTCGGAGGTGGCCCTGGCCGCCAAGCTCGGCCGGCCGGTGATCGGCATTGGCCCCTGGCAGCTCGACGGCATCGAGCTCGCGCCCGACGGCGAGCGGGCGGCCGCGCGGGCCCTCGAGCTGGCCGGGCGTGGCTGA
- a CDS encoding YihY/virulence factor BrkB family protein — translation MERAPRQDIGPTDIPGPGRMAILKRTVKEFQEDNITDWAAALTYYSVLALFPALLALVALVGLVGQYPQTTNSILDILRSAGADQSTVNSFGKTINGIVQNKGGAGALLGVGLLAALWSASGYIGAFMRASNAIWEIPEGRPFWKLRPLQVVVTLVMVMLLAFVLIALVVSGPLAQAIGDQVGLGSAAVTVYSIAKWPIMAAVVILMLAVLYYMAPNARLPKFQWISPGAVVALVIWIVATVAFFFYVRNFGSYNKTYGTLGGAISMLVWLWISNIAILFGQQLNSEIERGRELSAGVPAEEEIQLPLRDTPKKDKEAEAEQISREARLEMARERQDEGAPPEQEQEQPSSERFEREDREARK, via the coding sequence ATGGAGCGAGCGCCAAGGCAGGACATCGGCCCGACCGACATCCCCGGCCCCGGCCGGATGGCCATCCTGAAGCGGACCGTCAAGGAGTTCCAGGAGGACAACATCACCGACTGGGCCGCGGCGCTGACGTACTACTCGGTGCTCGCCCTGTTCCCGGCGCTCCTCGCGCTGGTCGCCCTCGTGGGGCTCGTCGGCCAGTACCCGCAGACAACGAACTCGATCCTCGACATCCTGCGTTCGGCGGGCGCCGACCAGTCCACGGTCAACTCCTTCGGCAAGACGATCAACGGGATCGTCCAGAACAAGGGCGGGGCGGGGGCGCTGCTCGGAGTCGGCCTGCTCGCGGCGCTGTGGTCGGCGTCGGGCTACATCGGCGCGTTCATGCGCGCGTCGAATGCGATCTGGGAGATCCCGGAGGGCCGGCCGTTCTGGAAGCTGCGGCCGCTCCAGGTCGTCGTGACGCTGGTCATGGTCATGCTCCTGGCGTTCGTGCTGATCGCGCTGGTGGTCTCCGGGCCGCTGGCCCAGGCGATCGGCGACCAGGTCGGACTCGGCTCCGCGGCGGTCACCGTCTACTCGATCGCGAAGTGGCCGATCATGGCGGCAGTCGTCATCCTGATGCTCGCGGTCCTGTACTACATGGCGCCGAACGCCCGGCTTCCGAAGTTCCAGTGGATCTCTCCCGGCGCCGTCGTGGCGCTGGTCATCTGGATCGTCGCGACGGTCGCGTTCTTCTTCTACGTGCGCAACTTCGGCTCGTACAACAAGACGTACGGGACGCTGGGCGGAGCGATCTCGATGCTCGTGTGGCTCTGGATCAGCAACATCGCGATCCTGTTCGGCCAGCAGCTCAACAGCGAGATCGAGCGCGGGCGCGAGCTGTCGGCGGGCGTGCCGGCGGAGGAGGAGATCCAGCTGCCGCTGCGCGACACGCCGAAGAAGGACAAGGAGGCCGAGGCCGAGCAGATCTCGCGGGAGGCGCGGCTGGAGATGGCGCGGGAGCGGCAGGATGAGGGCGCCCCGCCGGAGCAGGAGCAGGAGCAGCCGTCGTCGGAGCGGTTCGAGCGGGAGGACCGCGAGGCGCGCAAGTAG
- a CDS encoding YihY/virulence factor BrkB family protein, which translates to MDLLAPVRAFDRFQQRHPPLAIPLAVVRKFADDGAGSHSALIAYYGFVAIFPLLLLFTTILGFVLQGNPDAQKAIIDSAVSELPVIGNQVKSQTLSGSGLALAIGIVGTLLSGLGVTVTAQNAFNTVYAIPHKRRPDFFMTRVRGLGVLVALGLLQIVSTAVSGLAGGGLGGHWTLIGGLVLSLAVNGLLFLTVFRLLTNASVGWREIVPGIVSATILWTALQALGGVYVAHVVKGASETYGTFATVIGLIAWLYLGARFVVLSAELNTVLARRLWPRSLLAPPVLDADHRALEALARTEERSDEQHIEVTFRDPEEPSS; encoded by the coding sequence ATGGACCTCCTGGCCCCCGTGCGCGCGTTCGACCGCTTCCAGCAGCGCCACCCGCCGTTGGCCATCCCCCTCGCGGTCGTGCGCAAGTTCGCCGACGACGGCGCCGGCAGCCACTCCGCGCTCATCGCCTACTACGGGTTCGTCGCGATCTTCCCGCTGCTGCTGCTGTTCACGACGATCCTCGGCTTCGTCCTCCAGGGCAACCCCGACGCGCAGAAGGCGATCATCGACTCGGCCGTCTCCGAACTGCCGGTGATCGGCAACCAGGTCAAGTCCCAGACGCTGAGCGGCAGCGGCCTTGCGCTGGCCATCGGCATCGTCGGCACGCTGCTGTCGGGGCTCGGCGTGACGGTCACCGCCCAGAACGCGTTCAACACCGTCTACGCGATCCCGCACAAGCGCCGCCCGGACTTCTTCATGACGCGCGTGCGCGGGCTCGGGGTGCTCGTCGCGCTCGGGCTGCTGCAGATCGTGTCGACCGCGGTGTCCGGTCTGGCCGGCGGCGGGCTCGGCGGGCACTGGACGCTCATCGGCGGCCTCGTCCTGTCGCTCGCGGTCAACGGCCTGCTGTTCCTCACCGTCTTCCGGCTGCTGACGAACGCATCGGTCGGCTGGCGCGAGATCGTCCCGGGCATCGTGTCGGCGACGATCCTGTGGACGGCGCTCCAGGCGCTCGGCGGCGTCTACGTCGCCCATGTCGTGAAGGGCGCGAGCGAGACCTACGGCACCTTCGCCACCGTCATCGGCCTGATCGCGTGGCTGTACCTCGGCGCGCGCTTCGTCGTGCTGTCGGCCGAGCTCAACACCGTCCTCGCCCGGCGGCTCTGGCCGCGCAGCCTGCTCGCCCCGCCCGTGCTCGACGCCGACCATCGTGCCCTCGAGGCGCTCGCGCGCACCGAGGAGCGCAGCGACGAGCAGCACATCGAGGTCACCTTCCGCGACCCCGAGGAGCCGAGCTCCTAG
- the leuS gene encoding leucine--tRNA ligase: MAEHRYDPKLIEPRWQQVWADERTWEVSNDPDIPGERSYVLVMLPYPSGEPHIGHLKVYSVGDAVAHFHRRTGRRVLNPMGYDAFGLPAENHAIQTGQHPRESTDRSIEQFQRQFREWGVSIDWSREFGTHEPRYYRWTQWIFLQLFNAGLAYRKEAAVKWCPVDQTVLANEQVVDGRCERCGAEVVARQLEQWFFRITDYADRLVDDLDTIEWPANVKTMQRNWIGRSEGAEVVFRCEDVDPDHPIDYPVFTTRPDTLFGATFFVMAPEHPDVMPLVEGTEHEGAVRDYINHALTESNEERADTDKPKTGVFLGRHVINPVNGEAIPMHVADYVLMEYGTGAIMAVPGHDERDHAFATAYNLPIRRVVGGHHDELPYTGDGPIVNSHAEFDGLHNRDALIKIVDWLDREGKGHASVNYRLRDWLISRQRYWGCPIPIVRCDACGLVPVPEEDLPVRLPDISDYAPRGRSPLAAAEDWVNVDCPSCGGRARRETDTMDTFVDSSWYFLRYCDASNDEAAWDPAILAEWMPVDQYIGGVEHAILHLLYARFFVKALKDLGHLGVDEPFAKLFTQGMITKDGAKMSKSKGNVVSPQRIVERYGADTARAYILFIGPPEHDADWSDEGVEGVHRFLSRLWRLCAEAADTGRVEGEPRAPLDVEGADLQLARKAAWAVDKVTGDLSGRFAFNTAIAAVMELTNEASRLRDEAAPDVRRFALATAASLLFPFAPHVAADAYERLTGRRVWEEPWPDADPALLERDVVQIVCQVNGKVRDRVEAASGASREELLELCRAAPNVRVHLDGKEVVKEVVVPGKLVNVVAR; the protein is encoded by the coding sequence ATGGCCGAGCACCGTTACGACCCCAAGCTGATCGAGCCCCGCTGGCAGCAGGTGTGGGCCGACGAGCGCACCTGGGAGGTGTCCAACGACCCGGACATCCCCGGCGAGCGCTCGTACGTGCTGGTCATGCTGCCGTACCCGAGCGGCGAGCCGCACATCGGGCACCTGAAGGTCTACTCGGTCGGCGATGCGGTCGCGCACTTCCACCGCCGCACCGGCCGGCGGGTGCTCAACCCGATGGGCTACGACGCGTTCGGCCTGCCCGCCGAGAACCACGCGATCCAGACCGGCCAGCACCCGCGCGAGTCGACCGATCGCTCCATCGAGCAGTTCCAGCGCCAGTTCCGCGAGTGGGGCGTCTCCATCGACTGGTCGCGCGAGTTCGGCACGCACGAGCCGCGCTACTACCGCTGGACGCAGTGGATCTTCCTGCAGCTCTTCAACGCCGGCCTGGCCTACCGCAAGGAGGCGGCGGTCAAGTGGTGCCCCGTCGACCAGACGGTGCTCGCCAACGAGCAGGTCGTCGACGGCCGCTGCGAACGGTGCGGCGCCGAGGTCGTGGCCCGCCAGCTCGAGCAGTGGTTCTTCCGCATCACCGACTACGCCGACCGCCTGGTCGACGACCTCGACACCATCGAGTGGCCGGCGAACGTCAAGACGATGCAGCGCAACTGGATCGGGCGGTCGGAGGGCGCGGAGGTCGTCTTCCGCTGCGAGGACGTCGACCCCGACCACCCCATCGACTACCCGGTCTTCACGACCCGCCCGGACACGCTGTTCGGCGCGACGTTCTTCGTCATGGCGCCCGAGCACCCGGACGTCATGCCCCTCGTCGAGGGCACCGAGCACGAGGGCGCGGTGCGCGACTACATCAACCACGCGCTGACGGAGTCCAACGAGGAGCGCGCGGACACCGACAAGCCCAAGACCGGCGTGTTCCTCGGGCGCCATGTGATCAACCCGGTCAACGGCGAGGCGATCCCCATGCACGTCGCCGACTACGTGCTCATGGAGTACGGCACCGGCGCGATCATGGCGGTGCCGGGCCACGACGAGCGCGACCACGCGTTCGCGACCGCGTACAACCTGCCGATCAGGCGCGTCGTCGGCGGCCACCACGACGAGCTGCCGTACACGGGCGACGGGCCGATCGTGAACTCGCACGCCGAGTTCGACGGCCTGCACAACCGCGACGCGCTCATCAAGATCGTCGACTGGCTCGACCGCGAGGGCAAGGGCCACGCGTCGGTCAACTACCGCCTCCGCGACTGGCTGATCTCTCGCCAGCGCTACTGGGGCTGCCCGATCCCGATCGTCCGCTGCGACGCCTGCGGGCTCGTCCCGGTACCCGAGGAGGACTTGCCGGTCCGCCTGCCCGACATCTCCGACTACGCGCCGAGGGGCCGCTCGCCCCTCGCGGCGGCGGAGGACTGGGTCAACGTCGACTGCCCGTCGTGCGGCGGCCGCGCCCGGCGCGAGACCGACACGATGGACACGTTCGTCGACTCGTCCTGGTACTTCCTGCGCTACTGCGACGCGAGCAACGACGAGGCGGCGTGGGACCCCGCGATCCTCGCGGAGTGGATGCCGGTCGACCAGTACATCGGCGGCGTCGAGCACGCGATCCTGCATCTCCTGTACGCGCGCTTCTTCGTCAAGGCGCTCAAGGACCTCGGCCACCTCGGCGTGGACGAGCCGTTCGCCAAGCTCTTCACGCAGGGGATGATCACCAAGGACGGGGCGAAGATGTCCAAGTCCAAGGGCAACGTCGTCTCGCCGCAGCGGATCGTCGAGCGCTACGGCGCGGACACCGCGCGCGCGTACATCCTGTTCATCGGCCCTCCGGAGCACGACGCGGACTGGTCCGACGAGGGCGTGGAGGGCGTGCACCGCTTCCTGTCGCGCCTCTGGCGGCTGTGCGCCGAGGCGGCGGACACCGGACGCGTGGAGGGCGAGCCCCGTGCCCCGCTCGACGTGGAGGGCGCCGACCTGCAGCTCGCGCGCAAGGCGGCGTGGGCGGTGGACAAGGTCACCGGCGACCTGAGCGGGCGATTCGCGTTCAACACGGCCATCGCCGCGGTGATGGAGCTGACGAACGAGGCCTCGCGGCTGCGCGACGAGGCGGCGCCGGACGTCCGCCGCTTCGCGCTGGCGACCGCGGCGTCGCTGCTGTTCCCGTTCGCGCCGCACGTGGCGGCCGACGCCTACGAGCGGTTGACCGGCCGGCGCGTGTGGGAGGAGCCGTGGCCGGACGCGGACCCGGCGCTGCTGGAGCGCGACGTCGTCCAGATCGTCTGCCAGGTCAACGGCAAGGTCCGCGACCGCGTCGAGGCGGCGTCGGGGGCGAGTCGCGAGGAGCTGCTCGAGCTGTGCCGCGCGGCGCCCAACGTCCGGGTCCACCTCGACGGCAAGGAGGTCGTCAAGGAGGTCGTGGTGCCGGGCAAGCTCGTCAACGTGGTGGCCCGCTAG
- a CDS encoding GMC family oxidoreductase N-terminal domain-containing protein: MQLSRRQRRALDAICDTFVPAADGLPSATAAGVPDAILRALDRAPRDADRRAVAQLLSLWDVQRFSSSTQERRERILCRWADSPVPQMRAAFQALRKAATVTYYANAPAAWEAIGYPGPLGVRPDAPPRALAPATVSGPTELTCDVVVVGSGAGGGTAAAVLAAAGLDVVVLEAGGYYDDADFDGGEALAFERLYADGGAGVTSDGAIGLLAGACLGGGTVVNYTTSFRTPDAIRAEWAAHGLPELASASYDASLDAVCRRLGVTHEYSTPGTRDEVMARGLDALGWHVDAMPRNVRGCDQGVDCGRCGFGCRLGAKQSVVKTWLADAAAAGARLLVGVRAQRVLVAGGSARGVEAVSAQGGHRVVVRSRGVVAAAGAIQTPALLLRSGLANRNVGRWLRLHPVTAVFGVFEEELRPWEGTMQARYSDEHADLDGAGYGVKYETGPMNPSQLLTFAPFRDARQHAELVAGLSRTGVVGVIVRDRGSGRVKVDRDGLPIVEYRISPHDAAHARAGVAGGARVLQAAGARRIFSSHVKLVEWRAARGGSLDAFVAAGDRAGYASGRCAYVSFHIMGSARMGGSPAMSACNPDGETWEVRDLVVCDGSLFPTASGVNPMISIEALAHLNARRLAARLSA; encoded by the coding sequence ATGCAGCTGTCGCGCCGCCAGCGACGCGCCCTCGACGCGATCTGCGACACCTTCGTTCCGGCTGCTGACGGGCTGCCCTCCGCGACCGCGGCGGGCGTGCCGGACGCCATCCTGCGGGCCCTCGACCGCGCCCCGCGCGACGCCGACCGCCGCGCCGTCGCCCAGCTGCTGTCGCTCTGGGACGTGCAGCGCTTCAGCAGTTCGACGCAGGAGCGCCGCGAGCGGATCCTGTGCCGCTGGGCCGACAGCCCGGTGCCGCAGATGCGCGCGGCGTTCCAGGCGCTGCGCAAGGCGGCGACCGTCACGTACTACGCGAACGCGCCGGCGGCGTGGGAGGCGATCGGCTACCCCGGGCCGCTGGGCGTGCGGCCGGACGCGCCGCCCCGCGCGCTGGCGCCGGCCACGGTGAGCGGGCCCACCGAGCTGACGTGCGACGTGGTCGTCGTCGGCTCGGGCGCCGGCGGCGGGACGGCGGCGGCCGTGCTGGCGGCGGCCGGCCTCGACGTCGTCGTGCTCGAAGCGGGCGGCTACTACGACGACGCGGACTTCGACGGCGGCGAGGCCCTGGCGTTCGAGCGCCTGTACGCCGACGGCGGTGCGGGCGTGACGTCCGACGGCGCCATCGGGCTGCTGGCCGGCGCGTGCCTGGGCGGCGGCACCGTCGTCAACTACACGACGTCCTTTCGCACGCCGGACGCGATCCGTGCCGAGTGGGCGGCCCACGGGCTCCCGGAGCTCGCCTCGGCGTCGTATGACGCGAGCCTGGACGCTGTGTGCCGCCGGCTCGGCGTCACGCACGAGTACTCGACGCCGGGCACGCGCGACGAGGTGATGGCGCGGGGGCTCGATGCGCTCGGCTGGCATGTCGACGCGATGCCGCGCAACGTGCGCGGCTGCGACCAGGGCGTCGACTGCGGGCGCTGCGGCTTCGGCTGCCGGCTCGGCGCGAAGCAGTCGGTGGTGAAGACGTGGCTTGCGGATGCGGCGGCGGCGGGCGCGCGGCTGCTGGTCGGCGTCCGGGCGCAGCGCGTGCTCGTGGCGGGTGGCTCGGCGCGGGGCGTCGAGGCGGTGTCGGCGCAGGGCGGCCACCGGGTCGTCGTGCGGTCGCGGGGGGTCGTGGCGGCGGCGGGGGCGATCCAGACGCCGGCGCTGCTGCTGCGCTCCGGGCTGGCCAACCGCAACGTCGGCCGGTGGCTGCGGCTGCACCCCGTCACCGCGGTCTTCGGGGTCTTCGAGGAGGAGCTGCGCCCGTGGGAGGGCACGATGCAGGCGCGCTACTCCGACGAGCACGCCGACCTTGACGGCGCGGGCTACGGCGTCAAGTACGAGACGGGCCCGATGAACCCGTCGCAGCTGCTGACGTTCGCGCCGTTCCGCGACGCACGCCAGCATGCCGAGCTCGTGGCCGGGCTGTCGCGGACCGGCGTGGTCGGGGTGATCGTGCGCGACCGCGGGTCGGGGCGGGTCAAGGTGGATCGCGACGGCCTGCCGATCGTGGAGTACCGGATCTCGCCTCACGACGCGGCGCATGCGCGGGCGGGCGTCGCGGGCGGGGCGCGCGTGCTGCAAGCCGCGGGGGCGCGGCGGATCTTCTCGTCGCACGTCAAGCTCGTCGAGTGGCGGGCGGCGCGGGGCGGGTCGCTGGATGCGTTCGTCGCCGCGGGCGACCGCGCGGGGTATGCGTCGGGCCGCTGCGCGTACGTGTCGTTCCACATCATGGGCTCGGCGCGGATGGGCGGCTCGCCGGCGATGTCGGCGTGCAACCCGGACGGCGAGACGTGGGAGGTCCGCGACCTGGTCGTCTGCGACGGCTCGTTGTTTCCGACCGCGTCGGGCGTGAACCCGATGATCTCGATCGAGGCGCTCGCGCACCTCAACGCGCGGCGGCTCGCCGCACGGCTGTCGGCGTGA
- a CDS encoding DHA2 family efflux MFS transporter permease subunit yields MTAVDTPTHTSTSPDRSRWVALVVLCVGMLMIILDSTVVNVALPAIQDDLGFSQSSLAWVINAYLIAFGGLLLLVGRLGDLVGRRRIFLAGLVVFTLASLLCGAAQSQVMLVVARLIQGVGGAMTSAVILGMIVTMFPSARDRAKAIGVFSFVASAGGSIGLLAGGVITDLVSWHWIFLINVPIGIATAALALRVVPDQRGLGLAGGADAFGATLITGALMLGVYTIVKVTDYGWASLHTLGLGGVALALLAGFVVRQQRAAHPLVPLRIFRSRNVSGANAVQLLMVAGLFGMFFLGTLYLQRVLGMDAIEIGLAFLPLSLAIGTLSLGFSERLNMRFGPRATLVPALVSIVAALALFARVPVDGSYFADVLPSMLLLGIGAGLAFPSLMTLAMSDATPEDSGLASGLVNTSQQVGGALGLSVLATLSATRTESLLSAGDSTSAALTGGYHLAFAIAAGLVAVGLVIAVTVLRAVAPAREPAEAEAETAIAMSEAA; encoded by the coding sequence GTGACTGCTGTCGACACACCCACCCACACCTCCACGTCGCCCGACCGCTCGCGATGGGTGGCGCTCGTCGTCCTCTGCGTCGGGATGCTCATGATCATCCTCGACAGCACCGTGGTGAACGTCGCCCTCCCGGCGATCCAGGACGACCTCGGCTTCTCGCAGTCGAGCCTCGCCTGGGTGATCAACGCGTACCTGATCGCCTTCGGCGGACTGCTGCTCCTCGTCGGCCGCCTCGGCGACCTCGTCGGCCGCCGGCGCATCTTCCTCGCCGGACTCGTCGTGTTCACGCTCGCGTCTCTGCTCTGCGGCGCCGCGCAGAGCCAGGTCATGCTCGTCGTCGCGCGCCTGATCCAGGGCGTCGGCGGGGCGATGACCTCGGCCGTGATCCTCGGGATGATCGTGACGATGTTCCCGTCGGCCCGCGACCGCGCGAAGGCCATCGGCGTGTTCAGCTTCGTCGCGTCCGCGGGCGGTTCGATCGGCCTGCTCGCCGGCGGCGTCATCACCGACCTCGTCAGCTGGCACTGGATCTTCCTCATCAACGTCCCGATCGGGATCGCGACGGCGGCGCTCGCGCTGAGGGTCGTGCCCGACCAGCGCGGCCTCGGCCTCGCCGGCGGCGCTGACGCGTTCGGCGCCACCCTCATCACGGGCGCGCTCATGCTCGGCGTGTACACCATCGTGAAGGTGACCGACTACGGCTGGGCCTCGCTGCACACGCTCGGGCTCGGCGGGGTGGCGCTCGCGCTGCTCGCCGGCTTCGTCGTCCGCCAGCAACGCGCCGCGCATCCGCTCGTGCCGCTGCGGATCTTCCGGTCGCGCAACGTGTCCGGCGCCAACGCGGTCCAGCTGCTGATGGTGGCCGGTCTGTTCGGGATGTTCTTCCTCGGCACCCTGTACCTCCAGCGCGTGCTCGGGATGGACGCCATCGAGATCGGCCTGGCCTTCCTGCCGTTGTCGCTGGCGATCGGCACGCTTTCGCTCGGCTTCTCGGAGCGCCTGAACATGCGCTTCGGGCCGCGCGCGACGCTCGTCCCCGCGCTGGTGTCGATCGTGGCCGCCCTGGCGCTGTTCGCCCGGGTGCCGGTCGACGGCAGCTACTTCGCCGACGTCCTGCCGTCGATGCTGCTGCTCGGCATCGGCGCCGGCCTGGCGTTCCCATCGCTGATGACGCTCGCCATGTCCGATGCGACGCCCGAGGACTCGGGCCTGGCCTCGGGCCTCGTCAACACCAGCCAGCAGGTCGGCGGCGCGCTGGGCCTGTCGGTGCTCGCGACCCTGTCGGCGACCCGGACCGAGAGCCTGCTGTCCGCGGGCGACTCGACCTCCGCGGCGCTGACCGGCGGCTACCACCTCGCGTTCGCGATCGCCGCGGGCCTCGTGGCGGTCGGCCTGGTCATCGCGGTGACGGTCCTGCGGGCGGTCGCTCCGGCCCGCGAGCCCGCGGAGGCCGAGGCCGAGACGGCGATCGCGATGTCCGAGGCGGCGTGA
- a CDS encoding MarR family winged helix-turn-helix transcriptional regulator yields the protein MGAVATTSKVAGGHGQRPECLTSDLGWLLSNASYALAGEIAQAFGPLGISPRGFHVLEAAAFDGGHTQSELAEMVGLDKTTMVVTVDALEAAGLAERRPSETDRRARVIEVTDAGREKIAEARAVIKAVQADVLGSLPPEQAEALLETLATLVGDRLSERIQCSPPLRRRQPR from the coding sequence ATGGGTGCTGTTGCAACTACTTCCAAGGTCGCGGGCGGGCACGGGCAGCGTCCCGAGTGCCTGACGAGCGACCTGGGGTGGCTGCTGTCCAACGCGTCCTACGCGCTGGCCGGCGAGATCGCGCAGGCGTTCGGTCCGCTGGGCATCTCCCCGCGCGGGTTCCACGTGCTCGAGGCGGCGGCGTTCGACGGCGGCCACACGCAGAGCGAGCTCGCCGAGATGGTCGGGCTCGACAAGACCACGATGGTCGTCACGGTCGACGCGCTCGAGGCCGCCGGGCTCGCCGAGCGCCGCCCGTCCGAGACCGACCGCCGGGCTCGGGTCATCGAGGTGACCGATGCGGGGCGCGAGAAGATCGCGGAGGCCCGAGCGGTCATCAAGGCGGTTCAGGCCGACGTGCTCGGCTCGCTGCCGCCGGAGCAGGCGGAGGCGCTGCTGGAGACGCTCGCGACGCTCGTGGGCGACCGCCTCTCCGAGCGCATCCAGTGCTCGCCGCCGCTGCGGCGCCGTCAGCCGCGCTGA